The Prochlorococcus marinus XMU1404 DNA segment AAATAAATCTCAAATTTTTTGTTATCCCAGTTTTGTTCTTTTAAAACCTTATAAATATCTATACCCTCTTTGAGTCTCAATCCCAACATTATTTTCTCATCAATTTCTTTATAGATAAAATCACTATTAGTGAGGGATGAATCTAAACAAAATTCGTCTTGCCTAGTTACCCATTCTTTATATTCTTTACTAACTCTTGGTCTAGTTAACTTTCCCCCCCAAGGTGAACTAGTGGAACCTTGGCCAAAACTCCACCAGCCTAAACCACTCCAATAAACTCTATTATGTCTCGATTGATGCCTCGGCAGGCAATAGTTCGAAATTTCATATCTTGAATAACCTGAATTTTTCAAAATCAAATGAGTTAATTCACTATTTCTAAAAGCATCTTCATCACTTGGAAGTTGTAATTCCCCTAAATTAACTAATCTTTTAAAAACAGTTCCATTTTCAATATTTAAATCGTAAATAGATATGTGCGGTGGTGAAAATGTGAGGGTTTTTTTTAAGTCATCTTGCCATTCTTTCAATCCACTAAGTGGTAAATTTTGGATTAGATCTAAGCTCCAACTTTTTATTAACCCAGAACTATATACTTTTTTTAACCATAAACAAGATTTTTCAGCATCTTCTCTCAAATGCCTTCTTCCAGACTTTTGAAGTATCTGATTATTAAAACTTTGCACTCCTAGACTAAATCTATTTATCCCAGCATTTATAAATTCATAAAGATCATCTTGATTAAAACTTGCTGGATCTACTTCCATAGTAATTTCAGCACCATAGTCAACTCCATAATTTTCTTTAAAAAGATCAATTAATTCTTTGATTTGTTTGGGATCCAAAATTGAAGGTGTACCACCACCTACATAAATTGTCGAAAGAGGTGATTTATGTTTAATTGACAAAATTTCTTTATACAAAAAGTGCAAATAATCTTTAACAGTTTTACTTCCATAACCATTCAAAGTTTCAACTTTGTTTCCTAATGGAATGACTGCAAAATCACAATAAAAGCACCTTCTATGGCAAAAAGGGATATGTACATAAGCACTTCTTGGAAACTTATTCATAAATCTAAATACATTTTTAGAGCTCCAAAAATCTATTGAGGATCGGAAAAAATAAAATCCTTATTTACTCAATTAGTAAATCATTGTAGATTAGAGATATGACAGATATCTTAGTATTAATTTTATTTGTATTGTCTGGTGCTGCTTCAGGATGGCTTGGAGTTGATTTATTACCAGTAGACATACTAAAACAGGTGTCTAATGTTGAAGGTTTTAGAATAGTTTTAGCAATCATAGGTTTTTTTATAGGTTTAGCTGCTGG contains these protein-coding regions:
- the hemW gene encoding radical SAM family heme chaperone HemW; translation: MNKFPRSAYVHIPFCHRRCFYCDFAVIPLGNKVETLNGYGSKTVKDYLHFLYKEILSIKHKSPLSTIYVGGGTPSILDPKQIKELIDLFKENYGVDYGAEITMEVDPASFNQDDLYEFINAGINRFSLGVQSFNNQILQKSGRRHLREDAEKSCLWLKKVYSSGLIKSWSLDLIQNLPLSGLKEWQDDLKKTLTFSPPHISIYDLNIENGTVFKRLVNLGELQLPSDEDAFRNSELTHLILKNSGYSRYEISNYCLPRHQSRHNRVYWSGLGWWSFGQGSTSSPWGGKLTRPRVSKEYKEWVTRQDEFCLDSSLTNSDFIYKEIDEKIMLGLRLKEGIDIYKVLKEQNWDNKKFEIYFSKLLEEWERFLKSGLLMRQGNRFFLSDPKGMELSNQILISMFKWWDKIK